The following are encoded together in the Culex pipiens pallens isolate TS chromosome 1, TS_CPP_V2, whole genome shotgun sequence genome:
- the LOC120432488 gene encoding uncharacterized protein LOC120432488, which produces MSLWNPTTSMCPRPWCSITGNVPANRQHRPKSQSVTILGGAQDVRTGPPEAAHINRYRVPGSGTVIRVSDRRSRNRHPEEIAERRRSWKIVELLGPQETRRNRSDRQ; this is translated from the coding sequence ATGTCCCTGTGGAACCCAACAACCTCGATGTGTCCACGTCCTTGGTGCTCGATTACGGGCAATGTTCCGGCCAACCGTCAACACCGGCCGAAGTCCCAATCCGTCACCATATTGGGAGGAGCACAGGACGTTCGGACGGGTCCACCAGAAGCCGCGCACATCAACCGCTACCGAGTTCCAGGATCGGGAACCGTGATCCGTGTAAGCGACCGGAGGTCGCGTAACCGTCATCCGGAGGAGATTGCTGAAAGAAGGAGAAGCTGGAAGATCGTCGAGCTGCTGGGGCCCCAAGAAACCAGAAGGAACAGGTCAGATAGACAATAA